In Tenrec ecaudatus isolate mTenEca1 chromosome 4, mTenEca1.hap1, whole genome shotgun sequence, a single window of DNA contains:
- the UBE2L6 gene encoding ubiquitin/ISG15-conjugating enzyme E2 L6 isoform X1: MSAYKRVAKELEDLQGSLPCYLRNLVSEPDNILVWHMLLLPSKPPYNLRAFNLRIIFPEDYPFKPPKIKFITKIYHPNVEESGQVCLPITSFENWKPCTKTCQVLEALNMVVNQPDLGQPLRIELANLLTQNQKKFNKEAQKFTLSYGEPRPT, translated from the exons ATGTCGGCGTACAAGCGAGTGGCGAAG GAGCTGGAGGATTTGCAGGGCTCACTGCCCTGCTACCTGAGGAACTTGGTCAGCGAACCTGACAACATCCTGGTGTGGCACATGCTGCTCCTGCCG AGCAAACCACCCTACAACCTCAGAGCCTTCAACCTGAGAATCATCTTCCCAGAGGATTATCCCTTCAAGCCTCCCAAGATAAAATTCATCACCAAGATCTACCACCCCAATGTGGAGGAGAGCGGCCAGGTGTGCCTTCCCATCACCAGCTTTGAGAACTGGAAGCCGTGCACCAAGACCTGCCAAG TCCTGGAGGCCCTCAACATGGTGGTGAATCAACCGGATCTGGGGCAGCCCCTGCGGATAGAACTTGCCAATCTGCTGACGCAGAACCAGAAGAAGTTCAACAAGGAGGCCCAGAAGTTCACCCTCAGCTACGGAGAGCCGCGGCCCACCTAA
- the UBE2L6 gene encoding ubiquitin/ISG15-conjugating enzyme E2 L6 isoform X2, with translation MLLLPSKPPYNLRAFNLRIIFPEDYPFKPPKIKFITKIYHPNVEESGQVCLPITSFENWKPCTKTCQVLEALNMVVNQPDLGQPLRIELANLLTQNQKKFNKEAQKFTLSYGEPRPT, from the exons ATGCTGCTCCTGCCG AGCAAACCACCCTACAACCTCAGAGCCTTCAACCTGAGAATCATCTTCCCAGAGGATTATCCCTTCAAGCCTCCCAAGATAAAATTCATCACCAAGATCTACCACCCCAATGTGGAGGAGAGCGGCCAGGTGTGCCTTCCCATCACCAGCTTTGAGAACTGGAAGCCGTGCACCAAGACCTGCCAAG TCCTGGAGGCCCTCAACATGGTGGTGAATCAACCGGATCTGGGGCAGCCCCTGCGGATAGAACTTGCCAATCTGCTGACGCAGAACCAGAAGAAGTTCAACAAGGAGGCCCAGAAGTTCACCCTCAGCTACGGAGAGCCGCGGCCCACCTAA
- the SMTNL1 gene encoding smoothelin-like protein 1, translated as MEKEGTPSEDKTPSSPTTEEPGSLGDGTTAEEEAKDTAGKSVSDGPLGGTGQLAEAATAAGLPGEATGLEEVKVKPEEEAQGNRQMEDPGKTETPEASPEKAGGKGEIKSELEVAEGKEEATSCFEKETADEKEAKPECRQNTDRDDQTEAAPGQAAGKEEVAQAEGKEADGKETITMPPPEGEKLEKPKAEPQEAGVEEAKDESQRDAVDEANAGPQEVYGEEKAKSDAKEEPCGASEEQDHSVRGEAEEEASVTPSSPEEWPESPMEEGHDFSPDGMGPDTEASGETSPSASESSPSDAPLSPTEPLPLEEKKKDKAPERRVSAPTRPRGPRAQNRKAIVDKFGGAASGPTALFRNPKAAGAAIGGVKHMLLEWCRAMTKKYEHVDIQNFSSSWSSGMAFCALIHKFFPDAFDYAALDPTQRRHNFTLAFSTAEKLADCAQLLEVDDMVRLAVPDSKCIYTYIQELYRSLVQKGLVKTKKK; from the exons ATGGAGAAGGAGGGGACACCCTCAGAGGACAAGACCCCCAGCTCCCCAACTACAGAGGAGCCAGGGTCCCTGGGAGATGGAACCACTGCAGAGGAAGAGGCCAAAGACACAGCAGGGAAGTCTGTGAGCGACGGGCCCCTGGGTGGGACAGGACAGCTTGCAGAGGCTGCCACTGCAGCGGGACTCCCCGGAGAAGCCACTGGGTTAGAGGAGGTCAAGGTGAAACCTGAAGAGGAGGCCCAGGGTAATCGGCAAATGGAAGATCCTGGGAAGACAGAGACCCCAGAGGCCTCTCCAGAGAAGGCTGGTGGGAAAGGAGAGATCAAATCTGAACTCGAGGTGGctgaggggaaagaggaggccacGTCCTGCTTTGAGAAGGAGACGGCTGATGAAAAAGAGGCCAAGCCTGAATGTAGGCAGAACACGGACAGGGATGATCAGACGGAGGCTGCACCGGGGCAGGCTGCTGGTAAGGAGGAGGTGGCCCAGGCTGAAGGCAAGGAGGCCGATGGGAAGGAGACCATCACAATGCCTCCTCCAGAGGGAGAGAAGCTGGAGAAACCCAAGGCGGAACCCCAGGAGGCTGGTGTGGAAGAGGCCAAGGATGAATCTCAAAGGGATGCCGTGGATGAGGCTAACGCCGGACCTCAGGAGGTTTATGGGGAAGAGAAGGCCAAAAGTGATGCCAAGGAG GAGCCTTGTGGTGCCAGTGAGGAACAGGACCACTCGGTGCGGGgagaagcagaggaagaggcaagtGTGACCCCCAGCTCACCTGAGGAGTGGCCTGAGAGCCCCATGGAGGAGGGCCATGATTTCAGTCCTG ATGGGATGGGGCCAGATACTGAGgcttctggagagaccagtccttcagCCAG TGAGTCATCTCCCAGCGACGCGCCCCTGAGTCCCACGGAGCCCCTTCCcctggaggagaagaagaaggacaAGGCCCCGGAGCGCAGGGTGTCAGCTCCTACCCGGCCGCGGGGACCCCGTGCGCAGAACCGCAAAGCCATCGTAGACAAGTTTGGCGG GGCAGCCTCGGGCCCCACGGCCCTGTTCCGGAACCCCAAGGCGGCAGGGGCGGCCATTGGCGGGGTCAAGCACATGCTCTTGGAGTGGTGTCGGGCCATGACCAAGAAATACGAG CACGTGGACATCCAGAACTTCTCGTCCAGCTGGAGTAGCGGCATGGCCTTCTGCGCCCTCATCCACAAGTTCTTCCCCGACGCCTTCGACTACGCGGCGCTGGACCCCACGCAGCGGCGACACAACTTCACGCTGGCCTTCTCCACGGCAGA GAAGCTGGCAGACTGTGCCCAGCTGCTGGAGGTGGATGACATGGTCCGGCTGGCGGTGCCAGACTCCAAGTGCATCTACACCTACATCCAGGAGCTGTACCGCAGCCTCGTGCAGAAGGGCCTGGTGAAGACCAAGAAGAAGTGA